A region from the Bacillus sp. Marseille-P3661 genome encodes:
- a CDS encoding DMT family transporter: MVIIGYLFMCLIFGTTFLAIKVGVDSGLPPFLSAGFRFLSAGLILYTILVWKRKATIRLLIRKELLLTGVCLTFGTFSTLYWAEQYITSGVAAVLSSTGPMMIIVIQGFIFKQEVNRLCILGCLMGTIGLSFFLLPSLAINSGSFWFYGCLAIIIGEVFYAAGTIYTKQIINKFQNTSPIALNAVQMMYGGILLISLSFVTEKGQFDFNMSLPSIGSLVYLVVFGSMIGHSLYYWLIARTNPIFPSTWLFISPTIALLIGAVFYEEYISWLTAVGTMIIILGTVLVNLQSIRGNNRNKLILANELDRP; encoded by the coding sequence ATGGTGATTATTGGTTATCTATTTATGTGTTTGATTTTTGGAACAACATTTTTAGCTATAAAAGTAGGGGTAGACTCAGGTTTACCTCCTTTTTTATCGGCTGGATTTCGTTTTTTGAGTGCAGGTTTGATTCTTTATACGATTCTTGTTTGGAAGAGGAAAGCAACAATAAGGTTATTAATTCGGAAAGAGTTGCTATTAACTGGAGTATGCTTAACCTTTGGGACATTTTCCACTTTATACTGGGCAGAACAGTATATTACATCAGGAGTTGCTGCTGTTCTATCTTCAACTGGGCCAATGATGATAATAGTCATTCAGGGCTTTATTTTTAAACAAGAAGTAAATCGGTTATGTATTCTTGGTTGTTTGATGGGAACGATTGGTTTATCATTCTTTCTTTTACCTAGTCTTGCTATAAATTCTGGTTCATTTTGGTTCTATGGTTGTTTAGCGATTATTATTGGCGAAGTCTTTTATGCAGCTGGAACAATTTATACTAAACAAATAATTAATAAATTTCAAAACACGTCGCCAATTGCACTAAATGCTGTTCAAATGATGTATGGAGGGATCCTGCTAATCTCTTTATCTTTTGTTACGGAAAAAGGGCAATTTGACTTTAATATGAGTTTGCCTTCAATTGGATCTCTCGTTTATTTAGTCGTTTTCGGATCCATGATCGGACACAGTCTATATTATTGGCTTATAGCACGAACAAATCCAATATTTCCATCAACTTGGTTATTTATTTCACCGACTATAGCTTTATTAATAGGAGCTGTTTTTTATGAGGAATATATTTCTTGGTTGACAGCAGTTGGCACCATGATTATTATTTTGGGAACCGTTTTAGTAAATTTACAGTCAATACGTGGGAATAATAGGAATAAGCTTATTTTGGCTAACGAGTTAGATCGTCCATAG
- a CDS encoding aminotransferase-like domain-containing protein, which yields MGKITKAEDFLFNQVYDYVLNRIECKEWKEHDKLPSIRQLALELNMNRLTVLKAYQLLKKHNKVYVKDKVGYYIQPQGKVITEGHNHPIISAYVQKCSLSEIHQSQVNYNFSQALIDPNLLPNHYFSDYVKKIFDLYPKILATYSNVKGDEELRESLVNYFINQYKTILNADNLLILSGSQQGIHLIAQTFVKTRDIVLLERPSYSAAIDIFRARGAQILTVDINLNGYDLDQVEHYMKLYKPRLFYLNPTFHNPTGYTIPVGQRKELVRLAEQYRCLIVEDDAYHDIYFEKKPPAPIYTFDTSGTVIYLRSFCKYISPGLRVAAIICQSSLMKSLISVKALTDNGSPLLNQKIFLHYFSSPRLQQHLDKLRIALQVRKEIMENELAKTNWKWNSPDGGLNLWIQVPNNLSTELLLTKSLAHSISFVPGRVCDPLKNLSSWMRLSYSYTNEKLLQEGIKKLIELAK from the coding sequence GTGGGTAAAATCACTAAAGCTGAAGACTTTCTTTTTAACCAAGTATATGATTATGTACTAAACCGCATAGAATGTAAAGAATGGAAGGAGCATGATAAACTTCCGTCCATTAGACAATTAGCACTTGAATTAAATATGAATCGATTAACTGTATTAAAAGCATATCAATTACTGAAGAAACATAATAAGGTTTATGTTAAAGATAAAGTTGGCTATTATATACAACCTCAGGGAAAGGTTATAACAGAAGGTCATAATCATCCAATTATTTCTGCTTATGTGCAAAAATGCTCTTTATCAGAAATTCACCAATCACAGGTAAATTATAATTTTTCCCAAGCTTTAATCGATCCCAATCTATTGCCCAATCATTATTTTTCGGATTATGTAAAAAAAATATTTGACCTCTATCCAAAGATCTTGGCAACATACTCCAACGTAAAGGGTGATGAGGAGTTACGTGAAAGTCTTGTTAATTATTTTATCAACCAATATAAGACAATCCTTAATGCAGATAATCTATTAATCCTATCAGGTTCACAACAAGGCATTCATCTCATTGCTCAAACTTTTGTTAAGACAAGAGACATCGTTTTATTGGAACGACCAAGTTACAGTGCTGCTATTGATATTTTTAGAGCAAGAGGGGCACAAATTCTCACAGTCGATATCAATTTAAACGGATATGATCTAGACCAGGTTGAACACTATATGAAACTTTATAAACCACGATTATTTTACCTTAATCCTACTTTTCACAATCCAACTGGTTATACCATACCAGTTGGTCAACGAAAAGAGTTAGTACGGCTTGCGGAACAGTACCGCTGTCTTATAGTTGAGGATGATGCTTATCATGATATTTATTTTGAAAAGAAACCACCAGCTCCCATTTACACATTTGATACTTCTGGAACAGTTATTTATCTCCGGAGCTTTTGCAAATACATTTCACCTGGTTTAAGAGTGGCTGCGATTATTTGTCAATCATCTTTAATGAAATCACTTATTTCTGTCAAAGCTTTAACAGATAATGGTTCACCATTATTGAATCAAAAGATTTTTCTGCATTATTTTTCATCACCTAGATTGCAGCAGCATTTAGATAAATTGCGGATTGCACTACAGGTTAGAAAAGAAATTATGGAGAATGAATTAGCTAAAACAAATTGGAAATGGAACAGTCCAGATGGAGGTCTGAATTTATGGATACAGGTCCCAAACAATCTATCAACTGAATTATTATTAACTAAATCTCTAGCACACTCTATATCTTTCGTTCCAGGTCGAGTCTGTGACCCTTTAAAAAATTTATCATCATGGATGAGATTGAGTTATTCTTATACAAATGAAAAGCTGCTCCAAGAAGGTATAAAGAAATTGATTGAATTGGCTAAATAG